The following proteins come from a genomic window of Alnus glutinosa chromosome 10, dhAlnGlut1.1, whole genome shotgun sequence:
- the LOC133879257 gene encoding extensin-like — MRTKSIFHGALLGFLLCCLFALSCYGEATSSGLTVTNDGKPHNEEFKVAAVLNPEEKYYFKKPLPHAPYFQKPFPPFKKRFPPFPPHDHIFKKPFPLHIPILKKPLPHDHEHHHIFKKPLPPHDHIFRKPLPPHIPILKKPLPHHEHHIFKKPLPPPHKHHHIFKKPPPHDKHHIFKKPLPHEHHIFKKPLPPHDHHHHHHHHHHHITILKKPLQHDQNPIFKKPLHPKVLVLEKSLLPPPIPDFKKPLLHPIPLHKEPLLPPIQVHKPIIKKPIP, encoded by the exons ATGCGGACCAAGTCCATTTTCCATGGGGCTCTTCTGGGCTTCTTGCTGTGCTGCTTGTTTGCTTTGAGCTGCTATGGCGAGGCCACTTCTTCAG GGCTCACTGTAACCAATGATGGAAAGCCTCACAATGAAGAATTCAAAGTGGCTGCAGTTCTCAACCCAGAAGAGAAATATTATTTCAAGAAACCTCTTCCACATGCCCCATACTTTCAGAAACCATTTCCACCCTTTAAGAAAAGATTTCCACCATTTCCACCACATGACCATATTTTCAAGAAACCATTTCCCCTACATATTCCAATTCTCAAGAAACCACTTCCACATGATCATGAGCATCATCATATTTTCAAGAAACCACTTCCCCCACATGATCATATTTTCAGGAAACCACTTCCCCCACATATTCCAATTCTCAAGAAACCACTTCCCCATCATGAGCATCATATTTTCAAGAAACCACTTCCACCACCACATAAGCATCATCATATTTTCAAGAAACCTCCACCACATGATAAGCATCACATTTTCAAGAAACCACTTCCACATGAGCATCATATTTTCAAGAAGCCACTTCCACCACATGatcatcatcaccatcatcatcatcatcatcaccataTTACAATTCTCAAGAAACCACTTCAACATGATCAGAATCCTATTTTCAAGAAGCCACTTCACCCAAAAGTTCTAGTTTTGGAAAAGTCATTATTACCACCACCAATTCCAGATTTCAAGAAACCACTTCTCCATCCAATTCCACTTCATAAGGAGCCACTTCTGCCCCCAATTCAAGTTCACAAACCAATCATCAAGAAACCCATTCCTTAG
- the LOC133880530 gene encoding proline-rich protein 4-like, translated as MGAKSICQGALLSFLVCCLFAVSCHGDATSDLSSEEKFYFKKHLPHAPYYKKPFPPFKKHLLPPIPVFKKPLPYKHPIFKKPFPPKVPIFKKPLPPPIPIFKKPLPPPIPVFEKPLPPPIPVIKKPLPYKHPIFKKPFPPKIPIFKKPLPPPIPIFEKPLPPPIPEFKKPLLPPIPDFKKPFPHHPFFKKPLLHPIPFHKKPFVPPLPLHKPIIKKPYIP; from the exons ATGGGGGCTAAGTCCATATGCCAAGGGGCTCTTCTGAGCTTCTTGGTGTGCTGCTTGTTTGCTGTGAGCTGCCATGGCGACGCCACTTCAG ATCTCAGCTCagaagagaaattttatttcaagaaACATCTTCCACATGCCCCATACTATAAGAAACCATTTCCACCATTCAAGAAGCATCTTCTACCACCAATTCCTGTTTTCAAGAAACCACTTCCATACAAGCATCCTATTTTCAAGAAGCCATTTCCACCAAAAGTTCCAATATTCAAAAAGCCGCTTCCACCACCAATTCCAATTTTTAAGAAACCACTTCCACCACCTATTCCAGTTTTTGAGAAGCCGCTTCCACCACCGATTCCGGTTATCAAGAAACCACTTCCATACAAGCATCCTATTTTCAAGAAGCCATTTCCACCAAAAATTCCAATTTTCAAAAAGCCATTACCACCACCAATTCCAATCTTCGAGAAGCCACTTCCACCACCTATTCCAGAATTTAAGAAGCCGCTTCTTCCACCAATTCCAGATTTCAAAAAGCCATTTCCTCACCATCCATTTTTCAAGAAACCACTTCTCCATCCAATTCCATTTCATAAGAAGCCATTTGTGCCCCCACTCCCACTTCACAAACCTATCATCAAGAAGCCTTATATTCCTTAG